The Mycolicibacterium insubricum DNA segment ACCTGCATTCCGGGAGAGCAGCGCAGACATCTTCATGACGCCCGATTGTGTCCGCCGTCGGCCGATTTACCACGGAGGCGCGCCGTAACACTGGCAACATGAGTCATATCCCGTCACATTTGCAACACGGTTGCGGCTTCGTGATCCCACACGTGGCTACCCGGACAGGACTCGAACCTGCGGCCTATCACGTCGGAGGCCCCAATTGGGTCAGTTCAATTCACCGCGGGCGGTGTCGAGCAGCTCGCGCGCATGCGCCCGGGCGGTGTCGGAATCCCCCAGCCCAGCCAACATCCGGGCCAGCTCGGCCACCCGCTCGTCGTCATCGAGGCTGCGCACCACGCTGGCTCCGCCGCCGGCGGCCGTCACCACCAGATGCGTATCGGCGTAGGCCGCCACCTGCGGCAGGTGGGTGACGACGATGACCTGGTGGGTGCGGGCCAGCCGGGCCAGCCGGCGGCCGATCTGTACCGCAGCGCGACCACCCACGCCGGCGTCCACCTCGTCGAACACCATGGTGGTCCCGGCCGTGGACGCGGCCAACACCACCTCCAGCGCCAGCATCACCCGCGACAGCTCACCGCCGGAGGCACTCTTGGCCAGCGGCAGCACCGCCATTCCGCGGTGCGCGGTGAAACCGAATTCGACGGCGTCGGCGCCGTCCGGCCCCGCCTGCACGGTCTCCCCCGACGGCAACCGCAGCGGCGACCGGTCGTCGGGACCGGCCGGGGTCGACGACACCGCTACCGAGAACTCGGCGTCGGCCATCGCCAGACCGCCGAGTTCGGCGGTGACGGCTTTGGCCAGGCCGGTGGCCGCCTTGGTGCGTGCCTTGGTCAGCGCGACGGCCGCCGCCGCCACCCGCGCCGCGAGTTCGTCGACCCGGTGCGCCAGGGCGGTCAGGGCGTCCTCGGAGACGTCCAGTTGGGCCAGCCGCCGTCGGGACTCCTCGGCCCAGGCCAGCACGCCGTCGACGTCGGCGGCGTATTTGCGGGTCAGGGTCCGCAGCTCGGCCTGTCGCGACAGCTTGGTCTCCAGTGCCGACGCGTCCGTCGGCAGTCCGGCCAGGTAGCCGCCGATCTCGCCGGCGGTCTCGGCGACGACGGCCAGCACGCCGCCCAGCGGCTGGGCGAGATCCCGCAGGGCGGGGTCGTCGCTGTTCTCCAGTGCGGACCGGGCCGCCGCGATCGCCGCCTGCGCGCCGGCGCCGCTCGTGGGATCGTCCGGATCGCCGGACAGCGCCGCGCGGGCTACCGCGGCCGCCTCGCGCAGGGCGTCGAGTTCGGTGAGCCGGCGGATGTCGGCGGTCAGTTCGGCGTCCTCACCGGGCTGTGGCGCGACGGCGTCGACCTCGGTCAGTGCGAACTTCAGCCGGTCGGCCTCCTGCGCGAGCTCCCGGGCGCGCCCGGTCCGTTCCAGCAGATCGCTGCGCGCGGCCCGCCACTCGGCGCGGGCCTGCCGGTAACGCTCCAGCAGATCGGCGGTGCCGGCGTAGCGGTCCAGGGCGGCGCGCTGCTCGTCGGGCCGCATCAGCCGCAACTGATCGTTCTGGCCGTGCAGGGTCAGCAACTCGGTGGTGAAACCACCCAGGGTCCGAGCCGGGACCCCGCGCCCGCCGAGCGCGGCGCGCGACGGGCCCTCCCGGTTCACCGAACGCATGGCGATGATGCTGCCGTCGTCGTCGCGGTCGGCGCCGGCGTCGACCAGCATGGCGTCCACCCGGGCGGCCAGGTCGGCGTCGATCTCCGCAGTGGTGAAGCGCCCCTCCACGACCGCCCGGGTGGCGCCCGAGCGGACCCGGTCGGCGTCGGCGCGGGCCCCGCCGAGCAGGTGCAGACCGGTCACCACCATGGTCTTGCCGGTTCCGGTCTCGCCGGTCAGCACCGTCAGGCCGCGGTCGAACTGCGCATCGGCGGCCTTGATGGCGCCGAGTGAGTCAATGCGAATTTCGACGAGCACGTGTGTTGTTCCCCTTGTCGGCGCGGCGCTACTGGGCGCGCCAGCCGGTCACCGGAAGCCGGAACTTCTCCACCAGCCGGTCGGTGAACGGCGCGCTGTCCAGGCGCACCCACAGTACCGACGTCGCACTGCGACACACCTCCAGCCGAGCACCGGCCGGCACCACCATGTCGCGGTGCCCGTCGCAGAACACCATGGCGTCGTGCCCGGGCGCCTCGACCTCGATGGCGATCATGGCCGCCGGGCTGGTGACCATCGGCCGGGCGAACAGCGCGTGCGCGTTGTTGGGCACCACCAGGATGGCCTCCAGGTCGGGCCAGAGCACCGGCCCGCCGGCGGAGAATGCGTAGGCGGTGGAACCCGTCGGGCTCGATACCAGGACCCCGTCACACCCGAAGGTGGAGACCGGGCGGCCGTCGATCTCGACGACGACGCCGAGCACGCCGAGGCGGGTGCCCTTTTCCAGGCTGGCCTCGTTCAGGGCCCAGCCGCGGTCGATGATCTCCCCGTTGTGCCGCACCGCCACATCCAGCGTCATCCGGGATTCCACCCGGTAGTCGCGCCGGATGACCCGCTGCAGCACCTCGTCGATGGCGTCGGCCTCGGCTTCGGCGAGGAAGCCGATCCGGCCGAGGTTGATGCCGAGCACCGGGATTCCGGCGTTGCGGGCGAGTTCGGCGGCGCGCAGGAAGGTGCCGTCGCCGCCGAGCACGAGAACGAGCTCGGCGCCGCCCGCCGGGTTCGGCGAGGAGTGTTGTTCTCCGAGCACGAGGCCCGGCGCAGACGAACCCGCCGGGTTCGGCGAGGAGTGTTGTTCTCCGAGCACGAGGCCCGGCGCAGACGAACCCGCCGGGTTCGGCGAGCCCTGCTCGACGGCCTCCGGTGACAGCACCCGTAATGCGATGCCGTGCTGCAGCAGGGTCTTCTCGACCCGTTCGGCGACGTCGTTGGCCACCTCGCGGCCGGTGTGCACGACGAGCAGGATGCTGCGCTCGGCGTCGGTCGGGATATCCATCGGGCGGTTCATTGCGGCCCCTCGGCGACGGCGTGTTCGATGGCGGCTGCCAGCTCCAGATCGCGAAGCGAGGACGCGCCGGCGCGCCGCAGCCAAAGGAAGTACTCGACGTTGCCCGACGGGCCGGGCAGCGGCGACGCCGTGACGCCGACGGTCCCCCACCCCAGTTCGGCGGCTCGGACGGCCACCGCGAGCACCGCGGAGGCGCGCAGCGCGGGCTCGTGCACCACGCCGCCGGCCCCGACTTGTCCCCTGCCGACCTCGAACTGCGGTTTGACCATCGGGACGATGTCGGCGTCCGGCGCGGCGCAGGACGTCAGCGCCGGCAGCACGGTGCCCAGCGAGATGAAGGACAGGTCGGCGACGATCAGGTCCACCGGCCCGCCGATCGCCTCGGGTGTCAGATCGCGGACGTTGGTGCGCTCCAGCACCACCACCCGGGGATCGGAGCGAACCGGCCAGGCCAGTTGGCCGTAGCCGACGTCGGCGGCGACCACCTCGGCGGCGTCGCGGTCCAGCAGCACTTCGGAGAAGCCGCCGGTGGAGGCTCCGGCATCCAGGCAGCGGCGACCGGCGACCTCGATTCCGAACGCGTCGAGGGCGCCGATGAGCTTGTGTGCGCCGCGGGACACCCAGGTGCGTTCCCCGTCGGCCACCGTCAGGGCAGCGGTGACCGGCACCGAGGTAGCGGGTTTGACGGCCGGCATGCCGTCGATACGGACCCGACCGGCGTCGATCAGCTCGGCAGCCTGCTGGCGGGATCGGGCCAGGCCGCGACGCACGAGTTCGGCGTCGACGCGGGCGCGCCGGGTCACCGCGGTCAACCCTTCTCGACCGATTCCAACGCCGTCACCAGCAGCTCATGGGCCTGCTCGAGGCGTCGCGCCAGCTCGTCGATATCGGCGTCGGCAGAGTCCGCCGCGTCGACGTCGGGCAGCTCGGCCAACAGGGAGTCGACGGCGGCGCGCAGCTGGTCGGGTTCTTCTGTCATGTCGGCTCTAACGCTAGCGGATCGGGTCAGGCCAGCAGCGACCAGCGGCGCAGTGCACCCGCGGCCGCCTCGTCCCCGGGACGCAGTTCGGGATCGGCTCCGATGCGCTGCGACCACAGGGCGTCGGCGGCCACCCGCACCACCGACAGGTCATCGCCGGGTTCACCCGTGGCGAAGATCGTGACAGCGCCGTCGAGCCCGATGTCGGTGTGCCAGGCCGGATGCGGGCCGATCAGCGCCTCGGAAACCGGAGCGAAGAGCCCGCGCAGGTCATGGGTCAGATAGCTGGGCCGCTCCTCGGGGATGGCGCGGACCAGCGTGGCCGGCGTGCACACCCCGGTGAGTACCACCAGGCTGGGCAGTCCGGCCGCGTTCGCACCGGCGATGTCGGTGTCGAGGCGGTCGCCCACCACCAGTGGGTGCGCAAAGTCTCCCCGCGCCAATGCGGCGTCCATCATGGTTCGGGCCGGTTTGCCGGCGACAAGCGGTTCCACACCGGTGGCGACCCGGACTGCGGCCACCAGCGATCCGTTGCCCGGCAGCAGACCGCGTTCCGATGGCAGGGTCAGGTCGAGATTGGTGGCTACCCACAGGGCCCCGGACTGAATGGCCAGTGCGGCCTCGGCCAGGTCCGCCCAGCCGATGTCGGGTGAGTAGCCCTGGATGACGGCGGCCGGCGCGTCGTCGAAGGTGCGAACCGGCTCCAGCCCGACGGCGCGGACCTCTCCGGCCAGCGAGGCGCTGCCCAGGACCAGCACCCGGGCACCGGGTGCCAGGCGATCGGCGAGCATCCGGGCGCCGGCTTGGGCGCTGGTGACGACATCGTCCGGGTCGGCGGGGAACCCCATCGAGTGCAGATGATCGGCGACTTGATCGGCGCTGCGGGAGGCGTTGTTGGTCACCCAGAAGGTGCGCGCGGGTATCTCGGCGACGGCGTCGACGGCGCCCGGCGTGGGCTCATGGCCACAGAAGACGGTTCCGTCGAGGTCCAGCAGCAGGGCGTCGAAGGTGGTGGCGAACGTGGTCAACTCAGCTCAGTTCTTCGACACGGTCCTCGGCGTCGGTGACGCCCTCCACGTCGGCGTCGGCCGCGCGCAGGAACCACTGCAACGCTTCGTCACGACGATCCAGCGCGACCAGGGTATCCGCGTAGGCGTAGGCCAGCCGGGCCGCGGTCGACCCGACGGCCTCCGGGTCCGGGGCGGGCGAGCCGAGGACTGCCAGGGCCTGCTCGAGCTGGCCGAGGTCGGCGCGGGCGCCGGCGACGACGATGCGCAGTTCGTCTGCGTCGTCACCGGTGAGCTCGGCAGCCTCGGTGGATTTGGACAGTTCGATGGCCTTCTCCGGGCGGCCGACGCCGCGTTCGCAGTCGGCGATCAGCGGGAGCAGTGCCGATTTGCTGCCCATCCGCCGCGCGGCCCGGAACTCAGCGAGTGCCTGGTTCCAGTCGCCGCAGTGGTAGGCCGCGATGCCGACGGCTTCGCGGATCGCCGCGATCCGCCCCGAGCGGGTGCGCGCGGCCTGCGCGTGGGCAAGGGCGGCTTCGGGGTCTTCGTCGAGTAGGTTGCCCGCGGCGACCAGATGCCGAGCAATGGTGTCGGCGGTGTTTTTGCTCAGGGTGCTCAGCTCCCGGCGCACTTCCGGTGCGAGCTGGGATGCTTCGACGTCGGCCGGGATGGCCGGACCCTGCTCTTCCGGGCGGTCACCGCCGTCGCGGTCCGGCCGTGCATCCTGGTCCTGGCGGGGCCGACGGTCACGGAACTGCCCGGATCCGCGCGGCCCGTCCGGGCGCCCGCCGCGGCGCTGCTGTCCTCCCGGGCCACCGGGCTTACCGCCGCGGAACGGACGACGTTCGCCACCCTGCCTGTTGTCGACCACGTCAACCCTTCGCTATGGAAAATGTCCTGTCAGGATACGTGCCGCCCGTCTCCGGCCGCGCGCGCCGGTGTCAATTTGCCTGGCGATTCCCTATTCGGAGTCTCGATGTCGGGATTACACTTCCCGAACCATTTCATCACGAATTCATAACGACACCCTGGGGGCAACATGAAAGCTCTGCACATGGTGGCCGCGGCCGCCGTATTCGCCGGCACGGCGACGGTACTCGCCGGGCCTGTGACCGCCGATGCCGATCTCAGCGGCACCTATGCCGTGACGTGGGACCTGAGTCAAGCCACGGCGTTGAAGAATCCCGAGGTAAAGAACGAGCGGTGGACCGTCACGCCCTGCGGGGCGGGCTGCGCGGATGTAAAACCGGATAAGGGCATTGCCGGCCAAATGCATCTGGTCGACGGCCGCTGGGAAATGACGCGCACCGCCACCCTGATGAACTGCAACCCAGGCCAGCCGGACCAAACGACCACCACGTCGATCGATGCGGCGACACTGGAGGGCACCCAGCGCACCGAGGTGCACTGCGCGGGGAAGAGTTATGAGGGTCCGATATCGCTGGTCAAGGCCTAACGCAATAGCGCGGATTACCCCTCGGATAACAAATTCCGAATAGGTGATCTGCCTTTCTGGGTATTACAAAACCCCCCGCTTTTGCGGGGGGTTTTGTGTGTGTTCGGCGGTGTCCTACTTTTCCACCCTGTTGGGCAGTATCATCGGCGCTGGTAGGCTTAGCTTCCGGGTTCGGGATGGGTCCGGGCGTTTCCCTGCCGCTGTGGCCGCCGTAACTCTATTTTATTGTATCTGGTGTCTTGGTGGTGGGTGGCGCGGCCCCGTTTGTGGGGGGTGCTGCCGGCCCGGTTGTCACCGTGGTCACCATTGAAGTGTGTGTTTGGTGGTGGGGTGTGGGTGGTTTGTGGTGGTTGCGAGACAGTGTGTCTATGTTTTCGTCATTGGTTTTGGCTTACATTTGTTCCCGGTCCGACCCTTTTGTGGGGGTTGGTGGGTGTTGTAAGTTTTCGGCCGGTTAGTACCAGTTCCCTGAACACCTTGCGGTGCGTGTAGGTCTGGCCTATCGATCCCGTGGTCTGCGGGGGGCCTTATCCCTCCTAGAGGGTGAGAAGCCTGGTCTTGGAGAAGGTTTCCCGCTTAGATGCTTTCAGCGGTTATCCTGTCCGAACGTAGCCATCCAGCGATGCCCCTGGTGGGACAACTGGTATACCAGAGGTTCGTCCGTCCCGGTCCTCTCGTACTAGGGACAGGTTTCCTCAAGCTTCTGACGCGCGCGGCGGATAGAGACCGAACTGTCTCACGACGTTCTAAACCCAGCTCGCGTGCCGCTTTAATGGGCGAACAGCCCAACCCTTGGGACCTGCTCCAGCCCCAGGATGCGACGAGCCGACATCGAGGTGCCAAACCATCCCGTCGATATGGACTCTTGGGGAAGATCAGCCTGTTATCCCCGGGGTACCTTTTATCCGTTGAGCGACACCCCTTCCACTCAGAGGTGCCGGATCACTAGTCCCGACTTTCGTCCCTGCTTGACGTGTAGGTCTCGCAGTCAAGCTCCCTTGTGCACTTACACTCAACACCTGATTGCCGTCCAGGTTGAGGGAACCTTTGGGCGCCTCCGTTACATTTTAGGAGGCAACCGCCCCAGTTAAACTACCCACCAGGCACTGTTCCTGAACCGGATATACGGTCCGAGGTTAGAGGTCCAATACGATCAGAGTGGTATTTCAACAATGACTCCACCCACACTGGCGTGCGAGCTTCACAGTCTCCCACCTATCCTACACAAACCGTACCGAACATCAATACCAAGTTGTAGTGAAGGTCCCGGGGTCTTTTCGTCCTGCCGCGCGTAACGAGCATCTTTACTCGTAGTGCAATTTCGCCGAGTCTATGGTTGAGACAGTTGAGAAGTCGTTACGCCATTCGTGCAGGTCGGAACTTACCCGACAAGGAATTTCGCTACCTTAGGATGGTTATAGTTACCACCGCCGTTTACTGGGGCTTAAATTCTCCGCTTCACCTTTAACAGTTAACGGGTCCTCTTAACCTTCCAGCACCGGGCAGGCGTCAGTCCGTATACATCGTCTTGCGACTTCGCACGGACCTGTGTTTTTAGTAAACAGTCGCTTCTCACTGGTTTGTGCCACCCCCCACCGCTGCCCACCGCAAGGGTGTTGACAGTAGGGGGTCCTCCTTCTCCCGAAGTTACGGAGGTATTTTGCCGAGTTCCTTAACCATAGTTCACTCGTACGCCTTAGTATTCTCTACCTGACCACCTGTGTTGGTTTGGGGTACGGGCCGTGTGTTGGCTCGCTAGAGGCTTTTCTCGGCAGCATAGGATCACCGAATTCGCCTCAATCGGCTATGCATCACCTCTCAGGATTAATGAAACCCGGATTTGCCTAGGTTTCTCCCTACAGGCTTGCCCCAGTACAACCACTGACTGGTACGGCTACCTTCCTGCGTCACCCCATCGCTTGACTACTACCCGCCTGGGTCCCGCGCAGCCGGCCGGAGCGGACTCCCGAAGGAGACCATCACCAGCCTTTTGGGCGGTTAGCAAAACGGATTCATCAGGGACGCTCACACACGGGTACGGGAATATCAACCCGTTGTCCATCGACTACGCCTGTCGGCCTCGCCTTAGGTCCCGACTCACCCTGGGCGGACTGGCCTGCCCCAGGAACCCTTGGTCTTTCGGCGGGCAAGGTTCTCACTTGCCTTATCGCTACTCATGCCTGCATTCTCACTCCCACACCCTCCACAACTCGTTCACACGGCTGCTTCACCGGATGCAGGACGCTCCCCTACCCAATACTTACGTATTGCCGCGGCTTCGGCGGTGTGCTTGAGCCCCGCTACATTATCGGCGCACAATCACTTGACCAGTGAGCTATTACGCACTCTTTCAAGGGTGGCTGCTTCTAAGCCAACCTCCTGGTTGTCTTCGCGACTGCACATCCTTTTCCACTTAGCACACTCTTAGGGGCCTTAGCCGGCGATCTGGGCTGTTTCCCTCTCGACGCACGGAGCTTATCCCCCGCCGTCTCACTGCCACACTTACACGTACCGGCATTCGGAGTTTGGCTGACGTCAGTAACCTAGTAGGGCCCATCGGCCATCCAGTAGCTCTACCTCCAGCACGCAACATGTGACGCTGCACCTAAATGCATTTCGGGGAGAACCAGCTATCACGGAGTTTGATTGGCCTTTCACCCCTACCCACAACTCATCCCCTCAGTCTTCAACCTAAGTGGGTTCGGGCCTCCACGCGGTCTTACCCGCGCTTCACCCTGGCCATGGGTAGATCACTCCGCTTCGGGTCCAGAACATGCCACTACACCCCTTACGGGGATACGCCCTATTCAGACTCGCTTTCGCTACGGCTACCCCACACGGGTTAACCTCGCGACATGCCCCTGACTCGCAGGCTCATTCTTCAAAAGGCACGCCATCACCCCACGTTAAAAACGAAGGCTCTGACGGATTGTAAGCGCACGGTTTCAGGTACTATTTCACTCCCCTCCCGGGGTACTTTTCACCATTCCCTCACGGTACTAATCCGCTATCGGTCACTGAGAAGTATTCAGGCTTACCGGGTGGTCCCGGCAGATTCACAGCAGATTCCACGGGCCCGCTGCTACTCGGGAACCAACGACAACAGAGTTCGAGTTTTCACCTACCGGGCTCTCACCGTCTACGGCAGACCATCCCAGGCCACTTCGACTAACACGAACTTTTCTCACTGCTGCCCAGATCGGCGGATCTGAGAACGCTGGCCCCACAACACCGCATGCACAACCCCCGCCGGGTATCACATACACACGGTTTAGCCATCCTCCGCTTTCGCTCGCCACTACTCACGGAATCACAATTGTTTTCTCTTCCTACGGGTACTGAGATGTTTCACTTCCCGCGTTCCCCCGACACCTATGTATTCAGTGCCGGGTGACACGACATCACTCGTGCCGGGTTTCCCCATTCGGACATCCTCGGATCACAGCTCGGTTGACAGCTCCCCGAGGCTTATCGCAGCCTCCTACGTCCTTCATCGGCTCCCAGTGCCAAGGCATCCACCATGCGCCCTTAAACACTTACAACACAAAACAAACCAAGAAAAATGAGAAAAAAGAATCACACTACAACAAACCACACCAACCAACACTGACGAAAAACCATCCCCCACAAAGAGAGACAGCCCCGCCAGAGCCGGCCACATCGTGCGGCTTGATGCTCGCAACCACTATCCACAAATCAAACACCACACCCCACCACCAAGCAGGGCGACAATCAGAACCCCCAACCAACAGTCAGGGACCAGCACCCACCACACCCAAAAAAACAGGGGGCGAGCCTGCGGGCCTGTTGCCTCAGGACCCAACAGTGTGTTCAGCGACCCCAGCCCCACGTTCCCGTAGACCAGGCGACACCCCCGAAACCGGGACGTGCCTCAATGTTTGTTGTGCACCCACCAGAATCCCACTACAGAACCCTGGCACCTCTCCCAACCACCAGATCCCACACGATTGCGGGGGCGGGGGAACCTTCACGGTATCGGTGCTCCTTAGAAAGGAGGTGATCCAGCCGCACCTTCCGGTACGGCTACCTTGTTACGACTTCGTCCCAATCGCCGATCCCACCTTCGACAGCTCCCTCCCACAAGGGGTTAGGCCACCGGCTTCGGGTGTTACCGACTTTCATGACGTGA contains these protein-coding regions:
- a CDS encoding HAD-IIA family hydrolase, translating into MTTFATTFDALLLDLDGTVFCGHEPTPGAVDAVAEIPARTFWVTNNASRSADQVADHLHSMGFPADPDDVVTSAQAGARMLADRLAPGARVLVLGSASLAGEVRAVGLEPVRTFDDAPAAVIQGYSPDIGWADLAEAALAIQSGALWVATNLDLTLPSERGLLPGNGSLVAAVRVATGVEPLVAGKPARTMMDAALARGDFAHPLVVGDRLDTDIAGANAAGLPSLVVLTGVCTPATLVRAIPEERPSYLTHDLRGLFAPVSEALIGPHPAWHTDIGLDGAVTIFATGEPGDDLSVVRVAADALWSQRIGADPELRPGDEAAAGALRRWSLLA
- a CDS encoding TlyA family RNA methyltransferase; this encodes MTRRARVDAELVRRGLARSRQQAAELIDAGRVRIDGMPAVKPATSVPVTAALTVADGERTWVSRGAHKLIGALDAFGIEVAGRRCLDAGASTGGFSEVLLDRDAAEVVAADVGYGQLAWPVRSDPRVVVLERTNVRDLTPEAIGGPVDLIVADLSFISLGTVLPALTSCAAPDADIVPMVKPQFEVGRGQVGAGGVVHEPALRASAVLAVAVRAAELGWGTVGVTASPLPGPSGNVEYFLWLRRAGASSLRDLELAAAIEHAVAEGPQ
- a CDS encoding tetratricopeptide repeat protein is translated as MVDNRQGGERRPFRGGKPGGPGGQQRRGGRPDGPRGSGQFRDRRPRQDQDARPDRDGGDRPEEQGPAIPADVEASQLAPEVRRELSTLSKNTADTIARHLVAAGNLLDEDPEAALAHAQAARTRSGRIAAIREAVGIAAYHCGDWNQALAEFRAARRMGSKSALLPLIADCERGVGRPEKAIELSKSTEAAELTGDDADELRIVVAGARADLGQLEQALAVLGSPAPDPEAVGSTAARLAYAYADTLVALDRRDEALQWFLRAADADVEGVTDAEDRVEELS
- a CDS encoding NAD kinase gives rise to the protein MDIPTDAERSILLVVHTGREVANDVAERVEKTLLQHGIALRVLSPEAVEQGSPNPAGSSAPGLVLGEQHSSPNPAGSSAPGLVLGEQHSSPNPAGGAELVLVLGGDGTFLRAAELARNAGIPVLGINLGRIGFLAEAEADAIDEVLQRVIRRDYRVESRMTLDVAVRHNGEIIDRGWALNEASLEKGTRLGVLGVVVEIDGRPVSTFGCDGVLVSSPTGSTAYAFSAGGPVLWPDLEAILVVPNNAHALFARPMVTSPAAMIAIEVEAPGHDAMVFCDGHRDMVVPAGARLEVCRSATSVLWVRLDSAPFTDRLVEKFRLPVTGWRAQ
- the recN gene encoding DNA repair protein RecN; the protein is MLVEIRIDSLGAIKAADAQFDRGLTVLTGETGTGKTMVVTGLHLLGGARADADRVRSGATRAVVEGRFTTAEIDADLAARVDAMLVDAGADRDDDGSIIAMRSVNREGPSRAALGGRGVPARTLGGFTTELLTLHGQNDQLRLMRPDEQRAALDRYAGTADLLERYRQARAEWRAARSDLLERTGRARELAQEADRLKFALTEVDAVAPQPGEDAELTADIRRLTELDALREAAAVARAALSGDPDDPTSGAGAQAAIAAARSALENSDDPALRDLAQPLGGVLAVVAETAGEIGGYLAGLPTDASALETKLSRQAELRTLTRKYAADVDGVLAWAEESRRRLAQLDVSEDALTALAHRVDELAARVAAAAVALTKARTKAATGLAKAVTAELGGLAMADAEFSVAVSSTPAGPDDRSPLRLPSGETVQAGPDGADAVEFGFTAHRGMAVLPLAKSASGGELSRVMLALEVVLAASTAGTTMVFDEVDAGVGGRAAVQIGRRLARLARTHQVIVVTHLPQVAAYADTHLVVTAAGGGASVVRSLDDDERVAELARMLAGLGDSDTARAHARELLDTARGELN